Sequence from the Methanosarcina siciliae T4/M genome:
CTGTATTTCTTAGTAAAACTTTCTTAGTAAAACTTTCTTAGTAAAACTTTCTTAGTAAAACACGATGTTCCCAGGGTAAGAACAGTATCTTCGGATATTTTTTTCATTGTGGGTGAGACGATTTCAGCTCTGCTGGAAGTAGAATCGCAAAACAAAAGATTCCGGGGCAGGACTAAAAATCCTGATTATTTTGATCCATTGCTTCAAAAAATCCTCTTTTTCGGCTTTTTCGCTGAGAAGGACCTTTTTAAAACTCTATTTTTTGCTTTTCTGCTCTTTGGGGGAAAATCTTTTCTCAATCGATAATTTTATAAAATACCTGTTTATATATTTTGAGCGCAAGAGTCCTGTCTTCCGTTTTTATAGATATGTCTATCCTTGCATATCTGGAAGCTGCAGAGTGTATTCTGGCCGGGTTTCTTTCCGATGCCAGGGGAGTTTGACCTCCCGGAGAGTCCTATCTCTCCTAATGGAGTTTCGTCCGTCTGAATCATCCAAAAATGAAGAATTTCTGTCAAGAAGTCAATTATAAGTAAAGTGCATCCTTCTGTGTTATGTTGGAATTTACATAATGTGCCTTCAGATAACACAGTTGTCTGGCATTTACTCTGTATTGACGTTGATATCTCTGTCGTTATGTTTATTTAAACATAACGGTAAGCCTGTGGCGGTGTATACATTGCATAAGAATTCAGATTCAGAAAAAACCAATATGGAAGCGATTCTGAAGCAGGTGAAGGACCCTGAGTTGCTTTCGCAGATTGAAAAGGTCGTCCCCTTTCACGGTTTCCTTACCTCAGGGGCATTAATCGGAATCCAGATGCTCAATATTGCAAAAAGGGAGCTCGATGTCCGGGACGGGGAGCGCATATACGTGACCTGCGAAACAAAAAGCTGCATGCCTGATCCTTTCCAGATCCTTGCCGGAGCTACTATCGGAAACAACGGGTTGAAGATCAATAACCTGGGAAAGATGGCGGTAACGGTAAATAAACAGGCGCCTGAGGGGGTTCGCGGCATAAAAGGTGTCCGGATTTATCTCGACCCTGAGAAGACAAAGGACTATCCCAAACTCCACGCCTGGTACCTGAACACTGAAAAGCTTCCTCATGAAGAGGTCGTGCCCATCCTTCTGGCTGCAGGAGAAAAGGTGTATTCCTGGAAACCTGTGGAGCTGGAAGTCCCGGTCCGGAAGAAAAAAAGGATAATGTGCTGTAAAAAGTGCGGTGAAATGTTCGTTCAATATGATAATGAGCTGCTGTGCGGCGGATGCACAGAATAACGCTGAGAGGTAAGCAAAATGCAAGATGATATGCGATTGTCTGTCTTTTCCGAAAAAAAAGACAGGCAGCTGGTCTATAAGCCTGAAATATGCATTGG
This genomic interval carries:
- a CDS encoding FmdE family protein, which encodes MEAILKQVKDPELLSQIEKVVPFHGFLTSGALIGIQMLNIAKRELDVRDGERIYVTCETKSCMPDPFQILAGATIGNNGLKINNLGKMAVTVNKQAPEGVRGIKGVRIYLDPEKTKDYPKLHAWYLNTEKLPHEEVVPILLAAGEKVYSWKPVELEVPVRKKKRIMCCKKCGEMFVQYDNELLCGGCTE